Within Romboutsia sp. CE17, the genomic segment GTTTTTCAGTTTTACCAACACCAGCAACTTCAGGTTCAGTATATACACATCTTGGTACTGCTGTATAATTTACTGTTTTTTTGCCTCCTAAAGCATTAATAGCTGCTACTTCCCCTTCTTTGGAAGCAACATGTGCAAGCATTGCAGTATCAATTATATCCCCTATTGCATATATACCTTCTACACTAGTTTCTAGGTATTCATTAACTTTTACTTTCCCTCTTCCAACTAACTCTATTCCTATTTCTTCTATTCCTGAGTTTGCAAGATTTGGCTTTCTACCAACTGCAACTAAACAAGTATCAGCAGTAACTGACTTCCCATTTGACAGTGTTGCTACTACTTTGTTATCTACTACCTCGCAAGTTTGTACCCCTACACCTGCTAACACTTTAATTTTATCTTTTTTAAACTGCCTCTGCAACTGTTTAGCTACATCTTTATCTTCACTTCCTAAAATATGTTCACCCATTTCAACTATAGTAACTTTAGTACCTAAATTTTGGAAGAATTGGCCTATTTCAGATCCTATAACCCCTCCTCCAACTATTAACATAGACTCTGGAAGTTCTTCTAATCCTAGTACTTCATCACTAGTTATCACATATTTCCCATCATACGGAAACATAGATGGTACTACTGGAACTGAACCATTTGCTAATATTATCTTATCCGCTTTTATAGTTTCTTTTGACCCATCTTCCATAGCTACTTCTATAGTATTTTTATCTATTAACTTTCCAAATCCATTAACTAACTGAATTCCTCTTTTATCAAATAAGAATTCTATACCTGATATAAGTTGATCTACAATTTTATTTTTTCTTTCCATTATAGATTTAAAGTTTGGCTTAACTTCACCATCTATTTCTATTCCAAAGCTTTTAGCTTCTTTTATATTCATTAACATTGAAGAAGATGCAAGTAATGCTTTAGTTGGTATACAACCAACATTTAAGCATGTTCCTCCAACTATCTTCTTTTCTATAACTACAACTTCATCAGCACCATGCATAGCTGCTTTTATAGCTGCTACGTATCCTCCTGGCCCTCCTCCAATTACTGCTATTTTCATACGTTCTCCTCCTTAATCTTATAGACCTGCAGCATCTAGTATTAAAGGAACATTTTCTTCTGCTCCGATAGCCATTATGTGAACACCATCACATAAATTTTCCTCTTTTATTTGTCTTATGAATTCACCAGCCATCTTAATACCTTCTTGAACATAGTTACCTTTTCCAGCTGCTTTTAATCTTTCTATTTGATCATCTGGGACGAATATACCAGGAACATTAGCAGTCATAAATTTAGCCATACCTGGAGATTTTAATGGAACTATACCAGCTAGAATTTTGCAATCCATATCTTTAGTAAGCTCTCTAAATTTTCTTAAATGATCTATATCATAGACTGCTTGAGTTTGGAAGAATCTAGCTCCAGCATTTATTTTCTTTTGCATTTTTAATAACTGCACTTCTATTGGAGCATACTCAGGAGTAACAGAAGCTCCTAGATAGAAGTTCGTTTTACCTTTCAATTCTAAACCGACACTATCTACTCCACTATTTAATGTAGTCGCTGTACTTAATATACTTACAGAATCTAAGTCGAATACACCTTTAGCTTGTGGATGGTCTCCAACACAAGTATGGTCACCAGTTAATGCTAATAAATTTTCTATTCCAAATATTCCTGCAGAAAGCATTTCACCTTCTATAGCAATTCTATTTCTATCTCTACCAGTCATTTGTATTACTGGCTCAAGTCCTATATCTTTTAACATTTTACATGTAGCAAGAGAAGTAGCTCTCATAACAGCTGATTGGAAGTCTGTTACGTTAGTAGCATGAACTCTACCAACACATTTCTTTGCACATTCTAAAAGGTGAGAAAGATCTGTACCTTTTGGAGGTGCCATTTCAGCAGTAATTGCAAATTCGCCTTTTTCTAAAACTTCTTGTAACAAGCTCATTTATAAAATCCCCCTTTTTAACCTTTAAAAGTTATTAAGCTTCAGCATTAACAGCTTTTTGTGCTTTTTTCTTTAGATCTAAGCTTCTTGGATTATTTTGTTTTGAATAATCTTTTGGTGGCCTAACCACTGTTAAGTTATCTAATTGATCTAACTCCTTAAGTCTTTCATATATCTTAATCCATGCACAATCATTCTCATGACTTATTTCGCATTTTCCATCTTTAGCTCCACCACATGCTCCATTTATTAAGCCTTTAGCACACATAGTTATTGGACATATACCACCAGTCCATCCTAATTCACATTCTCCACAAGCCTTACAAGCTTCTTTATATTGTCCTACTCTTTCAACTTCTCCTATGAATAATGTATTATTTGCTGGATAGACAGGCATACTCTTAGTATTTTTAACTATAGTTTGTGTTCCGTCTCCACAAGCTAAAGATAATATAGCATCAGCCTCTTTTAATTCTTCTCTTACAGATTTTAAATCTTTTTTACATTGTAAAAGGTTACAACAAGGATCTATAACTTTATACCCTAATACAGTTTTTCCATGAGCTTCTAACTCTTCTTTCATAGCTTGTAATTCTGGCTCACCTCCAGTTTTACAAGTAGCAGCACATTGATTACATCCTACTAATACTATTTTTTCTGAACCTTCTAGAAATCCTAATACTTCTTCTATTGGTTTTTTATCAGAAATTACCATTCTCTTATTCCCCCCTAAAAGTATATCTATTTATTATTTTGGGCCTTACAAGCTTTTATTACATGTTTTGCTAGTACAGATGTAGTTACAGAACCTACTCCCGCAGGAACTGGAGTTATCATAGATGCTTTTTCTACTACCGAATCAGTATCAACATCTCCACATATTCCTCCACCTTCCGGTTTAGCATTTATACCAACATCAATTACTACTGCACCTTCTTTTATATATTCAGGAGTTATCATTCTAGCTCTACCTACAGCAGCAACTAATATATCTGCTTTTGAAGTTACTTCTGCTAAGTTTTTAGTTCTAGAATGACATATATTAACTGTAGCATTTTCTGCTAATAAAAGCATTGATACTGGCTTTCCGACAACCATAGATCTTCCAAGTACAGCCACATTAGCTCCATTTAAGTTGACATTATAATGTTTTAATATTTCAACAACTGCAGTAGGAGTACATGGTGGGAATCCTGTTTTATCACCTTCCATTATCTTCGCAGTATTTAATGGGTTAAAACAGTCAACATCTTTTTCTGGCGCTATAATATGTTTTATAACGTCTTCATCTATACCTTTTGGTAATGGTCTAAATGTTAATATTCCATTAACCTTTGGATCATTGTTTAATTTTTGTAAGACCTCTATGTACTTATCTTGAGTTACTCCTTCTTCTAATTCTACTACATCAGTTTCAATACCTATAGATTCACATTTTTTAAGAGCGCCTCTTTCATAAGCTAAGTCATTAGCTTTAGCTCCAACTCTCAATATAGCTAATTTTGGTATTATCCCTTCTTTACTTAACTCATTAACTTCTTTTATTAAGCTTTCACTCATTGCATCTGCTACTGGTTTCCCCTTAATTATTTCTCCTTTAGCTACTGATACTTCCATTTATAAGACCCCCTTAATATTATTTATTATTTTCCTAAAGAAACTTCTACTTTCTTAAAGACTTCATCACATACTTGAACTCCACCCTCTACAAGCTCTTTCATCTCAGCATTAACTCTATCTACATATTCTTGATCTTTTATAGAATTAACATTTATAACAACATTTAATTCAGCTCCAAGAATAGCTGCTCTTAAACATTGAACACCTACTCCTATATCACTTATGGCAAGCCTAGATCCTTTATCTACAAGTTCTTGGTGTAATTTTATAGCCTTATAACAGACCCTTACTATGTTGATAGGTACTTCACAAGCAACCTTTAAAGCTTTTTGCATTGTTTCTTCTTTTATATGTTTTTCTTCTTCAGTTGAAGTAGGAAGTCCATAAGCTTGAGAAAGTGGATAGAATCCCTCTGCATCTTTGTCTATCATTTCTAGTAATTCTCTTTCTAATTTGCCTGCTTTTGCTAATATTTCCTTCACACTTTCTTCATACTCTGCATACTTCTTTTTGCCTATAGTTAAATTACATACCATACTTCCTAAAGCCATTCCTATAGCACCAACTAAAGCAGCAGCTCCTCCTCCTCCAGGAACAGGTGATTTAGAAGCAAGCACATCTACAAACTCTACACAAGTTTTTTCCGAAATATTCATCGAATTTCCCCCTAATTCTACAAAAACATCTATTTTAACTGAGGTAGTACGTACAAGCCATACTACCCCAACTTATTTTCTTATAAATACTAGAATAATCCAGATATTATTCCATTTTCATCGACATCTATTCTTTCTGCAGCTGGAACTTTTGGAAGCCCTGGCATCTTCATTATTTCTCCAGTTAAAGCAACTATAAATCCAGCCCCAGCTGAAACTGTTAATTGTCTAACTGTTATTCTAAATCCTGTTGGTCTACCTAATTTATTTTGATCATCAGTTAAAGAATATTGAGTTTTAGCCATACATATAGGCATTTTTCCAAATCCTAAGCTTTCTAATCTAGCTAATTCTTTTTTAGCTTGTGGTGTAAAATCTACACCATCAGCTCCATATATCTTAGTAGCTATTGCGTTTATTTTTTCTTCTATACTTAAATCATCTTCATAACAGAATTGGAAATCATTTGGTTCACTAGTTAATCTAATAACTTCTTTAGCTAGTTCTATTCCACCTTCTCCACCTTTTGCCCAAACTTGAGATAAAGCAACGTTAACACCTAACTCTTTACATTTTTCTCTTACTAAGTTAACTTCTGCTTCTGTATCTGTTGGGAATTCATTTATAGCAACTACTGCTGGTAGTTTATATACTTGAGTTATATTTTCAACATGTTTTAGTAAGTTTGGAAGTCCTGCTTCAAGAGCTTCTAAGTTTTCTTTATTTAACTCTTCTTTTGGAACTCCACCATTATATTTTAATGCTCTAACTGTAGCAACTATTATAACTGCATCTGGCTTTAAGTCTGCCATTCTACATTTTATATCTAAGAATTTTTCAGCACCTAGATCAGCACCAAAACCTCCCTCAGTTACTACATAATCTGCAAAATGCATAGCCATTCTAGTAGCTATAACAGAGTTACATCCATGAGCTATATTAGCAAATGGACCACCATGAACAAATGCAGGCGTTCCTTCTAGTGTTTGAACTAAATTTGGTTTTAAAGCGTCTTTTAATAAAGCTGCCATAGCACCATTAGCCTTTAATTGCTCTGCAGTTATAGGTTCTCCTTGATAGTTATATCCAACTATTATTCTTCCAAGCCTTGCTTTTAAATCAACTATATCACTTGCTAAACAGAAAGCAGCCATTACTTCAGAAGCAACAGTTATATCAAATCCATCTTGTCTAGATACTCCGTCAGCTCTAGAGCCTAAACCATCAACAATATTTCTAAGTTGTCTGTCATTCATGTCAACACATCTTCTCCAAGTTATACTTCTTGAATCTATTCCTAATTCATTTCCTTGATGTATATGGTTATCTAACATTGCAGCCAATAAATTATTTGCAGCACCTATAGCATGGAAATCTCCCGTAAAATGTAAGTTTATATCTTCCATAGGAACAACTTGTGCATATCCTCCACCTGCTGCTCCTCCTTTAACACCAAATACAGGTCCTAGAGATGGTTCTCTTAAAGCTACTAATACATTTTCACCTAATTTAGCTAATCCATCTGCAACACCTATTGTTGTTGTAGTTTTTCCTTCACCTGCTGGAGTTGGGTTTATAGCTGTAGTTAATATTAGCTTAGCTTTTTTACCTCCATTATCTTTTTTTAGTAAATTGTAGTCAATTTTAGCTTTATACTTACCATATAGTTCAATATCATTCTCTGTAAGTCCTAATTTCTTTGCTATCTCTCTAATGTCTTGAGGTTGTGCTTCTTGTGCAATTTCAATATCAGATTTGAATCCCATAACTGAATCCTCCCAAAAATTATAGTTTTATATTTACACACTATGTGAGTGTTTCTAGGCTTAATTGCTTCTTATTTTCTTTTATTTTAATTAATCTATCTCTTATAATCTTAATTTCATCCTTGGTTTTCATGCTAACATCGTATGGAGATTGATTAGATCTATCTGAATTTATAACATCTTGATTATAGTATATAAATCCTAATGATTCTCCATCTTCTAAATTACTCTTTATAAAATCTTCATCTTCTTTATTTCTAATTTTATTACCTACAACATAAACTTGCTTAACACCAATATCATTTCCTAATTTCTTTACTTTCCTATAAGTTTGTAAGCTTCTTTCTCCAGGTTCTACTACAACTATGAAAGCATCTACACCTTGGGCTGTTCCTCTTCCTAAATGTTCTATTCCAGCCTCCATATCCATAACAACCACATCTTTATTTTGTAATATTAGGTGACTACAAAGCCTTTTTAGTAATACATGCTCAGGACAAACACATCCAGATCCTCCTGAATCAACAGTCCCTAATGTAAGTAATTTCACACCATTATACTCTTGACAATATTTTTCTGGAATATCGTCTACTTTAGGATTTAATTTGAACATTTTATTGAATGTTCCTGTTTCTGCTGCAGTTCTATCAGAAACTAATTTTTTCATTTCTGATATTGGCACTATATTATCGTAAACCTCTCTAGGAAATCCTAGTGCTAAAGCTAAATTTGCATCTGGATCAGCATCTACAGCAACAACTCTATATCCGTCTTCAGCAAACATTCTAGAAAGCATTGAAGAAAAAGTTGTTTTACCTACCCCACCTTTACCTGTTACTGCTATTTTCATATTCTACCACCCTTTGTCTAATTCTTTTAAACCTTACTATTATTTATAAAATTTGCTAGGTAAGATATAATTTTTATATCTTACCTAATATCTATTAAAATAGTTTGCATAAAAATAATATATAATCAAGCTTATTCATAAACTTATTAGCATAACTACCTTTTCAAAGTAGCACGCTTATATTTGATTTAAACTTATTTACTTGTACTTTAAGCTTCTGCTCCTTGAAGAATTTGTTCCTCAATTTTAGCCTCAAAGTGAACACGTTTATTTTCTATACCTTCAATTATTTTTTTAGCTAATTTAACTGGATCTTCTTCAACTATAAATTTAGCTCCAACCATTTTTTCCATTTCTTTAGTTAATATTTCAACTGCTCTAGATGATCCACCAACTGGAGGCATTATACCTAAGTAAACATCTATACCAGTTGCTACAACATAAGTTCCTATTGCTACCGCCTTTTCTGACATCCATTCAGGAGCCACCCCTGCTACTGGAAGGTCTGCTGTATCAAGTCCTAAGTATTTAGCAGTTTCACCAACAACTTCTAATATACGGCTACAGTCAACACAAGAGCCTAAATGAAGAACTGGAGGTATATCAGCTAGTTCACAGACTGTGGCTAACCCTTTTCCAGCTAATTTTTTCGCATCTTTATTTAATAACCCAAATTTACCAGCCGCAGATGCACCGCATCCTGTAGTAACAACTATTATGTCATTTTTAATTAATTCTTTCATAACTGTTGTATGAGCTAAGTTAGAAACACCCTTAGCATTGTTGCATCCAACGACAGCTACTGCTCCTCTTAAAACTCCAGATTTTAAACAGTCTGCTAATGGTTTAATTGTTCCTGCTGGGTCTATTTGAGAATTTACAACTCTATCTAATTGCCCTATTATAGCTTCTGTACTGAATCCTACTACAGAGCTTGATTTATGTTCTGGGATTAAAACTTTTGATTTATCTCTATTTGGGAAGTTCAATACAGCAGATTTAACTATCTCTTTTGCTATATTAAACGCATCTTCTTCTTTGAATTCCATATATATAGATCCTGTTATCTTTGCTTTTGGAGATGTAGTTATGAATTTTGTATGATAACAGTCTGCAACTTTTGCTAATGCAGGGAATATACATTGTACATCAACTATCATAGCTTCTACAGCACCTGTAACTAAAGCTAACTCTTGTTGATGAAAATCCCCGGCAGTTTTAACACCATGTCTCATAGTAACCTCATTACCAGTACAACACATACCTGCTAGGTTTATACCATCAGCTCCAACTGATTTAGCTAATTCTACTAATTCTGGATCTTCAGATGCTAAAACTATCATTTCTGATAATGAAGGTTCATGACCATGTAATATTATATTTACTTTATTTTCTTCTAAAACACCTAAATTTGCCTCTGATTCTCTAACAGTTGGTGTTCCAAATAGTATATCACTAAATTGTGTACCTATCATCGATCCAACCCAACCATCTGCTAATGCAGTTCTCATTGACATATTTATTAAACTATCTATATCAGCTGTACATCCTATATGAGTCGAATGCATTATTGTAGCTATTTCTCTATCTATAGCCCTTGGTTCTATCCCAAGATTTTTCCATATTTCTTGTCTTTGTTTAGGAGCTCTTTTTAAAAATCTCGCTACACCATGTGGCTTACCGAATTCCATTAAAGCAATATCAGCTACGTCATGAGCTATGTCGTATATATCTCTACCTTCAGTTTCAACATCCCACTCCTTAGCTAAAGCTACTAATTTACCCTCATCTTTTATAGTGTAGTTACCATCTCTTGAACTTAAAGCCATTGTATGAGCTATATCTCTTGCATGATCAGAGTGAGCTGCTGTTCCACCAGCAACCATTCTTGCAAAGTTTCTACCAACTATAACATGCTCATCCGCTCCACATATCCCCCTCGGAGTTTTCGGACTAATTCTACAAGGTCCCATACCACAGTTTCTACAGCAAGTACCTTGTAAACCAAATCCACATTGATTTTTAAAGCCTATTTTTCTGTCATACATTGTTTCTACGCCATCTTTTTCAGCCTTGTCTAATAATATTTGACTGTTTAAGTCAATAGTCATTGCTTTTTTATCCATATCTCTATCCCCTTTTTGATTTTAATTTTTAAAATCCCCCTAGGTGATATATTAAGTGGTCTAAATAAAAAAACCTTACTTTAATTATATACTAATTTTCATTTGGTTTGGCGAAAATAAATAAATTTTTAACAAATTCTTTATTTTAGAAAATATTTACTACTTTTAAACTTTATTATATCTTTTTAATTAGATTTATCTATTTTAAATTTGTAAAATATATTGATTAAATGATTTGATTATTGATTAATTAGTACTTTTAGATATCAAAGCTCCATAAATTATTGAATATAGCTTTGATTGTGATGAGTCAGCACGTGATGTTAAAACTATAGGAGTCTTTGCCCCCATTACAATACCTGCTGATTTAGATTTTGACATATATGTAAGTGACTTACCAAGCGCATTACCTACTTCTATAAATGGTACTACTATAATATCTGCATCTCCTGCTACATTTCCATTAAAGCCCTTTATTTCACTTGAATGCTTAGACACGGCTAAATCAAAAGCCATAGGACCTTCTACTATTACATCCTCTCCAAATTTTCCATTTTGAGAAGCCTCTTGTAATTTTCTAGCGTCTATTGTAGCTGGCATCTTAGAATTTACCTTTTCTACAGCTGCTAAACATGCTATCTTAATTTCATCTATACCTAGTACCCTTGCTGCTTGTATAGAATTTTTTATAATATCTTCTTTTTGTTCATAGGTTGGCTTTATATTCATACCTGCATCTGTAATAAGGAGTAGTTTATGATAATTTTCTATTTCATAAATCATAACATGGCTAAGTAGTCTATCTTGTTTCAATCCAAACTCTTTATTTAAAACCGCTTTTAGGAACACAGAAGTATCCAGCAATCCTTTCATAATAAAATCTGCTTTATTCTCATTAACTAACCTTACTGCTATTTCTGCACAT encodes:
- the lpdA gene encoding dihydrolipoyl dehydrogenase, whose protein sequence is MKIAVIGGGPGGYVAAIKAAMHGADEVVVIEKKIVGGTCLNVGCIPTKALLASSSMLMNIKEAKSFGIEIDGEVKPNFKSIMERKNKIVDQLISGIEFLFDKRGIQLVNGFGKLIDKNTIEVAMEDGSKETIKADKIILANGSVPVVPSMFPYDGKYVITSDEVLGLEELPESMLIVGGGVIGSEIGQFFQNLGTKVTIVEMGEHILGSEDKDVAKQLQRQFKKDKIKVLAGVGVQTCEVVDNKVVATLSNGKSVTADTCLVAVGRKPNLANSGIEEIGIELVGRGKVKVNEYLETSVEGIYAIGDIIDTAMLAHVASKEGEVAAINALGGKKTVNYTAVPRCVYTEPEVAGVGKTEKQLQAANEEYKVGQFDFRALGKAQAIGHIQGFIKVLADNDDKIIGASIVGPHATDLLTELSLAVGLGLTVEQVGDVIHAHPSLSEGLMEALHDVHGECVHAAPKLVKA
- a CDS encoding methylenetetrahydrofolate reductase; protein product: MSLLQEVLEKGEFAITAEMAPPKGTDLSHLLECAKKCVGRVHATNVTDFQSAVMRATSLATCKMLKDIGLEPVIQMTGRDRNRIAIEGEMLSAGIFGIENLLALTGDHTCVGDHPQAKGVFDLDSVSILSTATTLNSGVDSVGLELKGKTNFYLGASVTPEYAPIEVQLLKMQKKINAGARFFQTQAVYDIDHLRKFRELTKDMDCKILAGIVPLKSPGMAKFMTANVPGIFVPDDQIERLKAAGKGNYVQEGIKMAGEFIRQIKEENLCDGVHIMAIGAEENVPLILDAAGL
- a CDS encoding methylenetetrahydrofolate reductase C-terminal domain-containing protein yields the protein MVISDKKPIEEVLGFLEGSEKIVLVGCNQCAATCKTGGEPELQAMKEELEAHGKTVLGYKVIDPCCNLLQCKKDLKSVREELKEADAILSLACGDGTQTIVKNTKSMPVYPANNTLFIGEVERVGQYKEACKACGECELGWTGGICPITMCAKGLINGACGGAKDGKCEISHENDCAWIKIYERLKELDQLDNLTVVRPPKDYSKQNNPRSLDLKKKAQKAVNAEA
- a CDS encoding bifunctional 5,10-methylenetetrahydrofolate dehydrogenase/5,10-methenyltetrahydrofolate cyclohydrolase; protein product: MEVSVAKGEIIKGKPVADAMSESLIKEVNELSKEGIIPKLAILRVGAKANDLAYERGALKKCESIGIETDVVELEEGVTQDKYIEVLQKLNNDPKVNGILTFRPLPKGIDEDVIKHIIAPEKDVDCFNPLNTAKIMEGDKTGFPPCTPTAVVEILKHYNVNLNGANVAVLGRSMVVGKPVSMLLLAENATVNICHSRTKNLAEVTSKADILVAAVGRARMITPEYIKEGAVVIDVGINAKPEGGGICGDVDTDSVVEKASMITPVPAGVGSVTTSVLAKHVIKACKAQNNK
- a CDS encoding cyclodeaminase/cyclohydrolase family protein, yielding MNISEKTCVEFVDVLASKSPVPGGGGAAALVGAIGMALGSMVCNLTIGKKKYAEYEESVKEILAKAGKLERELLEMIDKDAEGFYPLSQAYGLPTSTEEEKHIKEETMQKALKVACEVPINIVRVCYKAIKLHQELVDKGSRLAISDIGVGVQCLRAAILGAELNVVINVNSIKDQEYVDRVNAEMKELVEGGVQVCDEVFKKVEVSLGK
- a CDS encoding formate--tetrahydrofolate ligase; translation: MGFKSDIEIAQEAQPQDIREIAKKLGLTENDIELYGKYKAKIDYNLLKKDNGGKKAKLILTTAINPTPAGEGKTTTTIGVADGLAKLGENVLVALREPSLGPVFGVKGGAAGGGYAQVVPMEDINLHFTGDFHAIGAANNLLAAMLDNHIHQGNELGIDSRSITWRRCVDMNDRQLRNIVDGLGSRADGVSRQDGFDITVASEVMAAFCLASDIVDLKARLGRIIVGYNYQGEPITAEQLKANGAMAALLKDALKPNLVQTLEGTPAFVHGGPFANIAHGCNSVIATRMAMHFADYVVTEGGFGADLGAEKFLDIKCRMADLKPDAVIIVATVRALKYNGGVPKEELNKENLEALEAGLPNLLKHVENITQVYKLPAVVAINEFPTDTEAEVNLVREKCKELGVNVALSQVWAKGGEGGIELAKEVIRLTSEPNDFQFCYEDDLSIEEKINAIATKIYGADGVDFTPQAKKELARLESLGFGKMPICMAKTQYSLTDDQNKLGRPTGFRITVRQLTVSAGAGFIVALTGEIMKMPGLPKVPAAERIDVDENGIISGLF
- a CDS encoding ATP-binding protein, producing MKIAVTGKGGVGKTTFSSMLSRMFAEDGYRVVAVDADPDANLALALGFPREVYDNIVPISEMKKLVSDRTAAETGTFNKMFKLNPKVDDIPEKYCQEYNGVKLLTLGTVDSGGSGCVCPEHVLLKRLCSHLILQNKDVVVMDMEAGIEHLGRGTAQGVDAFIVVVEPGERSLQTYRKVKKLGNDIGVKQVYVVGNKIRNKEDEDFIKSNLEDGESLGFIYYNQDVINSDRSNQSPYDVSMKTKDEIKIIRDRLIKIKENKKQLSLETLT
- the cooS gene encoding anaerobic carbon-monoxide dehydrogenase catalytic subunit, with translation MDKKAMTIDLNSQILLDKAEKDGVETMYDRKIGFKNQCGFGLQGTCCRNCGMGPCRISPKTPRGICGADEHVIVGRNFARMVAGGTAAHSDHARDIAHTMALSSRDGNYTIKDEGKLVALAKEWDVETEGRDIYDIAHDVADIALMEFGKPHGVARFLKRAPKQRQEIWKNLGIEPRAIDREIATIMHSTHIGCTADIDSLINMSMRTALADGWVGSMIGTQFSDILFGTPTVRESEANLGVLEENKVNIILHGHEPSLSEMIVLASEDPELVELAKSVGADGINLAGMCCTGNEVTMRHGVKTAGDFHQQELALVTGAVEAMIVDVQCIFPALAKVADCYHTKFITTSPKAKITGSIYMEFKEEDAFNIAKEIVKSAVLNFPNRDKSKVLIPEHKSSSVVGFSTEAIIGQLDRVVNSQIDPAGTIKPLADCLKSGVLRGAVAVVGCNNAKGVSNLAHTTVMKELIKNDIIVVTTGCGASAAGKFGLLNKDAKKLAGKGLATVCELADIPPVLHLGSCVDCSRILEVVGETAKYLGLDTADLPVAGVAPEWMSEKAVAIGTYVVATGIDVYLGIMPPVGGSSRAVEILTKEMEKMVGAKFIVEEDPVKLAKKIIEGIENKRVHFEAKIEEQILQGAEA
- a CDS encoding bifunctional enoyl-CoA hydratase/phosphate acetyltransferase; this encodes MIKKLDEMINHLQIGPKVVLSVAAAHNEEVLISIKEAVDMNIIHPILIGNVESIRSISKTINFNLEGIEIIQENDISKCAEIAVRLVNENKADFIMKGLLDTSVFLKAVLNKEFGLKQDRLLSHVMIYEIENYHKLLLITDAGMNIKPTYEQKEDIIKNSIQAARVLGIDEIKIACLAAVEKVNSKMPATIDARKLQEASQNGKFGEDVIVEGPMAFDLAVSKHSSEIKGFNGNVAGDADIIVVPFIEVGNALGKSLTYMSKSKSAGIVMGAKTPIVLTSRADSSQSKLYSIIYGALISKSTN